CCGGCTCGGCTCCCGACGGCTCGACCTCGCGGCCACGCCCGAGGCCTGGACCGACGTCCTGCGCGCGGCCGAGGCGTCCGGGCTCACCCTCTTCCAGCAGCACCTCGTGGTCCGCCGGGGCCGGTCCGCCGTCTCCGACAACGCGTCGGAGGCCCGCGCCGTCCGGCGCGCGCTCTTCGAGACCCCTGCGGGGACCGCCGCCGTCTACGACTCGACGCCAGACGCCCTCACGCTCGCTGCGCTGGCCGCGCGTCTGGTCAACGACTACGGCGCCCTGCGCGCGGTCAACCTCGACACCGGGACGTACTCCGTCGCCGAGCTCCACCGTGACGGCCACCCGCCCCGATCTCGCTCCACCCTCGGGAGCGGCGTCGTCCTCACGTCGCTCCTCGAGATCGACGCGGCGGCGCCACCCGCCGTACCCTAACGGACACCCCGCTCGCGCGTATGGCTCACCACCTCGTCCTCTTCCTCGGTACAGGTGCCCTTCGGCCCGCACCGGCCGATGCCGGCCCGGTCGCAGACGCACGCGAAGGCGCGTACCGCCTCACTCGCTACGCCTTCGCCGGCGCCGACGGGCAGTTCGTCAGCGGGCCGGTCGAGACGCCGTTCGTCGGTGAGGCTATCCTCGACCTCGCGCCCGACCGCTTCTCGCATGTCCACATCTTCGGCACCGCCGACTCGATGTGGGATGCGCTCGCCGAGTCCACCGGCGACGCCGGCGTCGAGTTGGCCGTCGAGATCATGGGCTCCGACAATCAATGGAACGGTCCTGTACGGTAGACGGGGCGTGACCGGACGTTAGGCAGGCTACCCTTCGTCAGGCGCCGCCGGGTCCCGGAGCGGCCGGAGCTCCCCGCGCGCGACCGGCTCCGAGAGCTCGAAGTGGTACCGGCCCAGCACGTTGACGTGCTCGGTCCCGAGCGGCGAGAGCCGGGCCACGTCTTCGTCCCGGACCTCGTGGCCCTCCGCCCGCAACTGGGGGGACCTTCGGGATACGTGTAAAATGTCATCGTAGCGGACCCGGCCCCGCCCGGGCCGTGAGCGGTGCGATCTTCGGGTGATGCTCGCCGCCGTCCTCGCCCTCCTCTCGCTCCTCGCCGCCCCCCCGGCGGACGGTCTCTCTCGAGTAGCCGCGGCGGGGGCCGCTGGGGTGGACCCGGTCGAGGAGAGCGCGGCCGGGGCGCCGGCCCACGAGGACGGCTGCTGCGGGGCGGACGACGAGCATGAGGGAGTACCTGGGCACGAGTGCCCGCCCGAGCCGTGTGGCCCCGAGAGCCCGTGCCCGGACCCCGGGGCCTGCGCCGCGTGCGTCTCGTGCTGCACGCGGGCCGCCTTCGACGCACGGGCCGCGTGGGCGGACGGCCCAGAGGGCGCGAGGCTCGGCGGGGGGGCACCGGAGCCCTCGCCGGGTGTCGGGGGCGCGGACCCGGTCTGGCACCCGCCGCGGGGGTAGCCGCCGCCTCGACGGCGGCCGGGCGCTCTGCAGGCGCCCACTCTCCCGTTGCCCCGCCAGACACGAGCCGCGGCGCCGTAGGGGCGCCCGTGGCCGCACGCCCCGACCCATGCCGCTCCCGCACCGGACCCCCACGGGGTCCCGGACCCCGAAAGGGTCCGCCCTCCTGAAGTCCGCCCTCCTCCTGCTGGCGCTCGCCGCCAGCGTGCTCGCCGCCCCCACCACCGCCCAGACCCCCCCCCCACGCCCTCACCGTCCGCGTGACCGACGAGCACGAGGGGACCCCGCTCCCCGGCGCGTCCGTCATCGGCCTCTACAAGACCGAGGTCATCCGGCACGACGGCCCGTGGCGAGGGCTCGAAGACGTCGAGCTCGCCACGCTCGAATGGGTGTGGTGGTTCAACGAGCGGCGGCTGATGGAGCCGCTCGGGTACCTTCCGCCCGCCGAGTACGAAGCCGACTACTACCGTCGCCAGGGGGCTCAGGCCACCGAAGCGGCACTTACGTAACCAAGCCTCCGGCAAACCCGGGGCGGTTCAGGGCGACCCTTGTCTCGAGCATAGAGAAAGAGATCCGTAAGTGTCTCGATCGCAATTGTCTCTCCGGTGGAGGGCCCGGAGGTGTCGCCGAGAATTCCATCGAGTTGAAGGATAACCGACCGAAGGAAGTCGGACTCGGACCGCAGATGAAGGTGGAGGAAGTCCGTGTAGGACTCTTGTTCGGGGGTAGGTGACGGCTGCATAGCAGTGCGGGGTATGGGAGTGTGCCTGTCAGCCGGCTGCTTCTGTGGTGGGGCGCGGAGTAGCCGTTCCCGCGTGGGTGAGAATGAGGGGGGCGAAGCGTTGCGGTTCGCGCGGCCTCTGGCCCCTCACTC
Above is a window of Bacteroidota bacterium DNA encoding:
- a CDS encoding Tn3 family transposase, with the protein product MTRRSHRSRPGRGRVRYDDILHVSRRSPQLRAEGHEVRDEDVARLSPLGTEHVNVLGRYHFELSEPVARGELRPLRDPAAPDEG